In Xiphophorus maculatus strain JP 163 A chromosome 15, X_maculatus-5.0-male, whole genome shotgun sequence, the following are encoded in one genomic region:
- the LOC102231460 gene encoding meprin A subunit alpha-like: MVLFNMGPEGRLRKTAVLIGVFVILKVQADPAITDDEADAGELRDDILEINRGLTHLFEGDIAVNPKRNAILDETRRWTFPIPYILTDSLDLNAKGVILQAFEEYRLRSCVDFKPYEGESTYISFVKLSGCWSYVGDDGTGQNVSIGDRCDTKAIVEHELLHALGFYHEQSRSDRDDYVKIWWDEIEEGMGHNFNKYEDDFITDLNTPYDYESIMHYRPLSFNKNESIPTITTVIPYFNNVIGQRLDFSEVDITRLNRMYDCAETHTLLDQCSFELINICGMIQNEDDNADWVQTLSSPSDGDHTLEGRCRDSGYFMKFDTSSGAVGSSALLESRILYPKRSEQCLQFFYKMTGAAGDKLVIWIRSDDGTGAVNTIRKIHTITGNGDDAWKIAHVNLKMSKKFRYVLQGIRGSAGSSGAILIDDITLTETVCPSLVWQIRNFTGVLATTPVGTPVRSKCVYSAEGYSFGVSVYPNGRESEYPDYVGATLHLCSGENDGVMQWPAENRQATIVALDQDPDVTLRMSSTRSFTSDNNTRWDKPTTTSSAVWDESCQCYRGQDYGWSTFISHIQLQRRSFLKNDDLIITADFNDLTHLIKTEVRVERSVQGRDLPDKKEDREVEMKREAPKHREPRAADLCHPNPCLNGGLCVEAAGEASCRCASTQATFYSGPRCEEVKIDRGILGALIGGAAGTVVLTLAIFAVIRRSHNNPF; the protein is encoded by the exons ATGGTTCTGTTCAACATGGGACCTGAAGGCAGATTGAGGAAAACTGCTGTTCTGATCGgcgtttttgtcattttaaag GTGCAGGCTGATCCGGCAATAACTG ATGATGAAGCAGATGCCGGTGAACTTAGAGATGACATTCTTGAAATTAACCGAG GATTGACACATCTGTTTGAGGGAGACATTGCTGTCAAT CCAAAAAGAAACGCCATCCTTGATGAAACAAGAAGATGGACGTTTCCCATACCTTACATCCTAACTGATTCCTTAG ATCTGAACGCTAAGGGTGTAATTCTTCAAGCGTTTGAGGAATACCGCTTGAGATCCTGTGTGGATTTTAAACCCTATGAGGGAGAATCCACCTACATCTCCTTCGTCAAGCTCTCTGG TTGCTGGTCATACGTCGGAGACGATGGGACAGGCCAGAACGTGTCCATTGGTGACCGGTGTGACACCAAGGCCATAGTGGAGCACGAGCTTCTGCACGCGCTGGGCTTCTACCACGAGCAGTCCCGTTCAGACCGAGATGACTACGTCAAAATCTGGTGGGACGAAATTGAAGAAG GGATGGGgcacaatttcaacaaatatgaagATGACTTCATCACAGACCTGAACACACCGTACGATTATGAGTCCATCATGCACTACAGACCGTTGTCCTTTAATAAGAATGAAAGCATCCCCACAATTACAACCGTCATACCATACTTTAACAATGTCATTGGTCAGCGGTTGGACTTCAGCGAAGTAGACATCACCAGGCTCAACCGCATGTATGACTGTG CTGAGACACATACTCTGCTGGATCAGTGCTCTTTTGAGCTCATAAACATCTGTGGAATGATCCAGAATGAGGACGACAATGCAGACTGGGTCCAGACGCTGAGCAGTCCAAGCGACGGGGATCATACCCTGGAGGGACGCTGTAGAG ATTCTGGCTACTTTATGAAGTTCGACACTTCTTCCGGTGCAGTGGGCAGCAGCGCCCTGCTGGAGTCACGCATCCTCTACCCAAAGAGAAGTGAACAGTGTCTCCAGTTCTTCTATAAGATGACCGGAGCAGCCGGGGACAAACTGGTGATCTGGATCAGAAGTGATGACGGGACGGGAGCCGTGAACACCATCAGAAAGATCCACACTATCACAG GCAACGGAGATGATGCCTGGAAAATTGCTCACGTGAAtcttaaaatgtccaaaaagttCCGTTACGTTTTACAAGGAATCAGAGGATCGGCTGGCTCCTCGGGCGCCATCTTAATTGATGACATCACTCTAACTGAGACCGTCTGTCCCAGTCTTGTCTGGCAAATCCGCAATTTCACTGGCGTTCTCGCCACAACTCCCGTCGGCACGCCTGTAAGGAGCAAATGCGTTTATAGCGCGGAGGGCTATTCGTTCGGAGTTAGTGTCTACCCGAATGGAAGAGAGAGCGAATACCCGGATTATGTTGGCGCAACGTTGCATCTCTGCAGTGGGGAAAATGACGGAGTGATGCAGTGGCCAGCAGAAAACAGGCAGGCCACCATTGTAGCGCTGGATCAGGACCCAGATGTTACACTGAGGATGTCTTCCACAAGAAGCTTCACCTCAG ACAATAACACCCGCTGGGACAAGCCGACCACCACGTCTAGTGCAGTCTGGGATGAGAGCTGCCAGTGCTACCGGGGTCAAGATTACGGCTGGAGCACGTTCATATCCCACATCCAACTACAGCGGAGGAGCTTCCTCAAGAATGATGACCTCATCATAACCGCTGACTTCAATG ATTTAACCCACCTGATCAAGACTGAAGTACGAGTGGAGCGCTCCGTACAAGGCAGAGACCTCCCGGACAAGAAGGAAGACCGTGAGGTGGAAATGAAACGGGAAGCGCCAAAGCACAGGGAGCCGCGCGCCGCCGACCTCTGCCACCCTAACCCCTGCCTGAACGGAGGCTTGTGTGTGGAGGCTGCAGGCGAAGCCTCGTGCAG GTGTGCATCAACCCAGGCCACCTTCTACTCTGGCCCGAGGTGTGAGGAAGTGAAAATAGACAGAGGCATCCTGGGAGCTCTCATCGGCGGTGCGGCGGGAACTGTGGTTCTAACGTTGGCCATCTTCGCTGTCATCAGGAGATCTCACAACAACCCGTTTTAA
- the fam177b gene encoding protein FAM177B codes for MNTDSQQEVSPQDQETEFDGPPLQKQKRIVFFSSGESLELEDSEEDEAEEQKSHRTPEPTGRNRLSFKNVAILVGRMSLLACDFLGERLAGALGLNGAKYQYAVDRYYREQKITGHHLEDQAEDTHLSPGLEGGHYGATGGVSSPSDPGESRDDKHGDKHQGCQNRAYQRDEDS; via the exons ATGAACACAGACAGCCAGCAGGAA GTTTCTCCACAAGACCAGGAGACAGAGTTTGACGGTCCACCTTTGCAAAAGCAGAAGAGGATCGTCTTCTTCTCCAGCGGTGAAAGTCTGGAGCTGGAGGACTCTGAAGAAGACGAGGCAGAGGAGCAGAAGTCACACAGAACCCCAGAACCAACGGGGAGG AACCGGCTGTCGTTCAAGAATGTTGCCATTCTAGTTGGGAGGATGTCCCTGCTGG CCTGTGATTTCCTTGGAGAGAGACTGGCCGGCGCTCTTGGGCTGAATGGAGCCAAATATCAATATGCGGTAGATCGATATTATCGTGAGCAGAAG ATTACAGGTCACCATTTGGAGGACCAGGCAGAGGACACTCACCTTTCCCCTGGGCTAGAAGGGGGTCACTATGGAGCCACGGGAGGCGTAAGCAGTCCCTCCGATCCTGGCGAGAGCCGTGATGACAAACATGGAGACAAACACCAAGGATGCCAAAACAGAGCCTATCAACGCGACGAGGACAGCTAG
- the LOC102231722 gene encoding meprin A subunit alpha-like, producing MIPFEHIREHTLKPAAAFSHTLSITMERILFLLGLVVLTTSFTIPRSSEVHEVYENGEDENPILNIDSDADLFEGDILLPKGKNALVNQRYRWKFPIPYILGDDLDLNAKGCVHQAFEMYRLKSCVDFKPYEGEKTYIKFEKRGGCFSSVGDQQNGQILSLGTGCDHKAVIEHELLHALGFYHEQSRTDRDDYVDIWLDQVTPGLEHNFNKYNDDFITDQNTAYDYESVMHYRPFSFNKNESIPTVTTKIPEFYNIIGQYLDFSKMDTLRLNRMYNCSGPLTLLDQCSFEYASICGMIQSSNDDADWVHLKSSAGDEDHTLLGRCRDAGYFMYFNTRTGDPLQSALLESRTLYPKRKLQCLQFFYKMTGSTQDKLVVWAKMDDGTGTVRKMKKIHTFYADSEHSWKIAHVPLEIDVKFRYAFQATRGDPTASTGGIYIDDISLTETHCPNAVWTIRNFSKIMEMANVNTVLDSPRFYSREGYGYGIRIMPLTSYSDYTGNYVGLYFHLTSGENDAVMKWPAVNHQATLVVMDQDPDILQRMSSARSLTTDLTTTSDGQFLWDNPSKVGKYDPACQCYRGTSWGWRNFIKHFDLRRRNYLKDDDLIIFADFEDITSLIKTEVPIVSHD from the exons ATGATCCCCTTCGAACACATCAGAGAGCACACACttaaaccagcagcagcatttagtCACACACTTTCTATCACAATGGAGAGAATACTCTTTCTGCTGGGACTTGTGGTTTTGACTACATCCTTCACC atACCGCGTTCCAGTGAAGTACATG AGGTGTACGAGAATGGAGAAGATGAGAACCCCATCTTGAACATTG ATTCTGATGCCGACCTCTTCGAGGGAGACATTTTGCTTCCT AAAGGAAAGAATGCCCTGGTCAACCAAAGATATAGGTGGAAATTTCCAATCCCTTACATTCTTGGGGATGATTTAG ATCTGAACGCTAAAGGTTGCGTCCACCAGGCGTTCGAGATGTATCGTCTCAAGTCTTGTGTCGACTTCAAGCCGTACGAGGGAGAGAAAACTTATATCAAGTTTGAGAAGAGGGGAGG GTGCTTCTCGAGCGTTGGCGACCAGCAGAATGGTCAGATCTTGTCTTTGGGAACAGGCTGCGACCATAAGGCTGTGATTGAACATGAGCTGCTGCACGCTCTGGGATTTTACCACGAACAGTCCCGTACAGACAGAGATGACTACGTTGACATTTGGCTGGACCAGGTGACACCAG GACTCGAGCACAACTTCAACAAATACAACGATGACTTCATCACCGATCAAAACACGGCGTACGACTATGAATCCGTCATGCATTACCGACCCTTCTCCTTCAACAAGAATGAATCCATTCCCACCGTCACCACCAAAATCCCAGAGTTCTACAACATCATTGGCCAATACCTTGACTTTAGCAAGATGGACACCCTGAGGCTCAACCGGATGTATAACTGtt CCGGCCCTCTCACCCTTCTGGATCAGTGTTCCTTTGAGTATGCAAGCATCTGTGGGATGATCCAGTCTTCTAATGACGATGCCGACTGGGTCCATTTGAAGAGCAGCGCAGGGGATGAGGATCATACGCTCCTGGGAAGGTGCAGAG ATGCAGGGTACTTCATGTACTTCAACACCCGGACCGGAGACCCTCTGCAGTCTGCTTTACTAGAATCCCGAACCCTTTACCCCAAAAGGAAGCTCCAGTGTCTGCAGTTCTTCTACAAGATGACTGGAAGCACCCAAGACAAGCTAGTTGTATGGGCCAAGATGGACGATGGCACCGGCACTGTCcggaaaatgaagaaaatacatACCTTCTATG CCGATTCTGAACACTCTTGGAAGATCGCCCACGTTCCATTGGAGATAGACGTTAAGTTTCGCTATGCTTTCCAAGCCACGCGCGGAGACCCCACCGCTTCCACTGGAGGCATCTACATCGACGACATCAGCCTGACGGAAACGCACTGCCCAAACGCAGTGTGGACAATCCGTAACTTCTCCAAGATCATGGAAATGGCTAATGTCAACACTGTTCTTGACAGCCCTCGCTTCTACAGCCGTGAAGGCTACGGTTACGGCATACGTATCATGCCGTTGACCAGTTACAGTGATTACACTGGGAACTACGTAGGGCTCTACTTCCACCTGACCAGTGGGGAGAATGACGCTGTGATGAAGTGGCCAGCTGTCAACCATCAAGCCACCTTGGTGGTGATGGACCAAGACCCAGATATTCTGCAAAGGATGTCTTCTGCTCGCAGCCTCACAACTGATTTGACGACAA CATCAGACGGACAGTTTTTGTGGGACAATCCCTCCAAGGTCGGAAAGTACGACCCTGCCTGTCAGTGCTACCGCGGTACATCATGGGGCTGGAGGAACTTCATCAAGCACTTTGACCTCAGGCGGCGCAATTACCTCAAGGATGATGACCTCATCATCTTTGCTGATTTTGAag ATATAACATCACTCATCAAAACAGAAGTTCCTATTGTGTCGCATGACTAA
- the brox gene encoding BRO1 domain-containing protein BROX has product MAHWFHRNPLKATAPVSFNFYGVAGSPAANKICNDLRTTRARLLEMFTDSTCTPEIMKNASDAYFSLLQGLISSLDGTTQENKMRFIQNFKWTDTLQGNIPSAQQDAVFELVSMAFNLAVWYTKFASRLAGKENITEPEAKDVHKSLKVAAGIFKTLKEVHVPRLITPAEKGRDLEPRVMDAYIIQCQAEAQEVTIARAIELKHNASLIAALAFETANFYQKADHTLNTLEPECSSKWRKYLQLKQYFYMAYAFCYHGQTLLASDKCGESIRSLQEAEKCYSRAEALCKEYRQTKGPGTTAKPSEQLFFLKLGALIKTTLEKCQRENGFIYFHKVPAEPPQLELKASYGLAEPVPFELPPLSEQCTPEVYATFDLTKGAKNDKAKPKEEEVKPVKEPDFKPQKDTGCVLS; this is encoded by the exons ATGGCCCATTGGTTTCACAGAAACCCACTGAAGGCAACAGCGCCGGTGTCCTTTAACTTCTATGGCGTGGCAGGGAGCCCGGCTGCCAACAAGATATGCAA TGACCTGAGGACGACCAGAGCGAGGCTGCTGGAGATGTTCACCGACTCCACCTGCACCCCGGAAATCATGAAGAACGCCTCGGATGCGTACTTCTCTCTGCTGCAAG GCCTCATCTCGTCCCTGGATGGAACTACACAGGAGAACAAGATGAGGTTCATCCAGAACTTTAAGTGGACCGACACTTTACAAGGAAACATCCCAAG TGCCCAGCAGGATGCCGTCTTTGAGCTGGTCTCTATGGCCTTCAATTTAGCCGTCTGGTACACCAAGTTTGCCTCAAGATTAGCTGGGAAGGAAAA CATAACAGAGCCCGAAGCCAAGGACGTTCACAAGAGCCTGAAGGTTGCTGCTGGAATCTTCAAAACTCTCAAG GAGGTCCACGTTCCCCGCCTCATCACCCCGGCTGAAAAGGGCCGAGACCTGGAGCCCAGAGTGATGGACGCGTATATCATCCAGTGCCAAGCCGAGGCACAGGAAG TGACGATTGCCAGAGCCATCGAGCTGAAGCACAACGCCTCCCTGATTGCAGCTTTGGCTTTTGAGACGGCGAACTTCTATCAGAAAGCTG ACCACACGCTGAACACCCTGGAGCCGGAGTGCAGCAGCAAGTGGAGGAAGTATCTGCAGCTGAAGCAGTACTTCTACATGGCTTAT GCGTTCTGCTACCACGGCCAGACGCTGCTGGCCAGCGACAAATGTGGAGAGTCTATAAGATCCCTACAGGAGGCCGAGAAAT GTTACTCCCGTGCGGAGGCGCTGTGTAAAGAGTACCGTCAGACCAAAGGGCCCGGCACCACGGCCAAGCCGTCAGAGCAGCTGTTCTTCCTCAAGCTGGGCGCGCTCATTAAAACCACGCTGGAGAAGTGCCAGAGAGAGAACGGCTTCAT ATACTTCCATAAAGTTCCTGCTGAGCCTCCCCAGCTGGAGCTGAAGGCCAGCTACGGCCTGGCGGAGCCGGTCCCCTTCGAGCTGCCGCCCCTCAGTGAGCAGTGCACTCCTGAGGTCTACGCCACCTTCGACCTCACCAAGGGAGCCAAAAATGACAAG GCCAAGCCCAAGGAAGAGGAGGTGAAGCCGGTGAAGGAGCCTGATTTTAAGCCCCAGAAGGACACAGGCTGTGTTCTCTCCTAG